GGGATggaatttatttgatataaattatgatCCAACgataaatgtttcatttaaattcaatatttttgcaaaaaatatgatttattaaatcatacaaaaaacatacatgcaaaaaatagaatgaacaatattttataaatagtcgatataagtaaaatattatttactcttttccgaaattattaaattcgaaacaacgtagtaaaaaatattggcAAAAgatgcttttattaaaaatttatttctttctcaACAGGAACACGCACTCAAAGCAACCGAGAGACTTGGAACGGTtcgtaaattgaatataatcgATGGAGTAACCGTTTACAATAATGGTCCAAAGGAAGCCAGGAGTTACGATACACTATCCACTGAACCTGAAATCAGGAACAAACAAATCAATGAGAGACTGTGGGAAACTACTACTGATTTGTTGCAAAAAAGTGATTTGGAACTGAGTTTACCTGGTAGTGATGAAGAAGGAGAAGAAGGATCCAGAGCTATTGGAGATGGTATGTAAAATTTTGTGATAGTAAACAAAGAGAATTAAgctataataaatcttatagtTAATCATTTTCTTGTAGACAAAACATTCTGATTAAAATTTACTTGTAGTAAGAATATGATTCATCTCttgatttaattaacatatataattatataaaaagaaaagaccattcgatatttgaataaaattatactgaTTACGTAATTAATTCATCGATTAAAAAACGCCATTAAATCCCATATCAAAATCGCTAGACagaaaaataaaagagaaaGTCCTGAAGACGTCTTCATTAAATTGTCATTTTCAGTTTTGGATAATGccgattttattttgttttaaagtacAGGAACAGTCTGTAaatcccactgccgggctaaggcctcctctcgctttttgaaaagaaagtttggagcttatcccattctatattttgttttaaaggcTTATGACATATCAATTAAATGATTAGCGAtcctaaattaatatttataaggaagtacttgatattaaaattgaacgaattcattgaaaatattcgatatattcaatttaatatcacAATATCAAtaggtttaataattttacgaaCAAAATTCAAGGGAATGTTCGTCTTTTGTCGTAAATATGTTGAATAAATTGCCCAAGAGTGAAATGCGACGTGAAATTACTTTTAAGTGTGCCAAATATACTGGTTTCGAATATAAAAATCTCTCTGTTTTTTATCTTAAAGTCTCCaactaattaacattttatattcttGTTCCGATACAACCGCTCATTACGTATTCACAaccaatttaacaaattattaaattttctacaGATTACCTGTTATGATtaaatcagttttatttatttacagtttcaagtaaatattataaattttgaagatataataaataatttcaaatttggtATTGCTAAAATATGAATTCTTGAACCATTTTTTGGTTTTGGAGTTTGATTAATCACTTAtgtgatattaattaataaaatatttattagttagtgTATGATATTATTTTCTCGTTTTAGTCAGTTTTTACTTacttaagaatattaattaaaatatatagtaaaatctaCAATAACGATAATCTTGTTATAGTTGATGAAGGTCGTGGTAAGAAGAAGAAGCAGCTGAAGAAGAAACTCAAGCTTCTCATCCCTCTTGCTATACTGGCTAAAGCCAAGGCAGTAGCCCTCGTGGTCATAGCCCTCTTAGTCATTGCTGCTTCAGTCTTCAAAATTGCAGTGCTCGCCAAGATCGCATTCATCGCTAAGGTTATTGCTATCATCAAAGCTCTTCTCGCTAAGAAACATGCTCAAGAAGAACATGTTTGGGCCGCTCCTCACGAGGAACATGGTCACCCTGGTGGCTGGGAAGGTGGCTGGTCACGCTCCAGGAACGAAGCGAACAGCTTGGCCTACTCTGCGTACCAACAGTAATGTTACCAAAAAGTAACCGGGtcttatttaagaatattaatttattacaaatcttaatttattatgtgtgtgtgtgtatgtgacGCGATAagatttcacatttttttttattttcctttcgttttgttgtattgttttatttttattgtctttttaaaaaatatttatttattattattgatattatatttacgtaatGTATACGActattgttatgtatatatttatatacttcaattatattctattttatgttttttcgaTTTATATGTGATAATActttaacgtttattttttattatttatattcatattttatatattattttttattaatattatttataccattatg
The DNA window shown above is from Nymphalis io chromosome 25, ilAglIoxx1.1, whole genome shotgun sequence and carries:
- the LOC126778280 gene encoding uncharacterized protein LOC126778280, producing the protein MKLFVIILSVVAVTRSSPIAQEDSVFKLVVGNFVNCMHSDLTLCLKEHALKATERLGTVRKLNIIDGVTVYNNGPKEARSYDTLSTEPEIRNKQINERLWETTTDLLQKSDLELSLPGSDEEGEEGSRAIGDVDEGRGKKKKQLKKKLKLLIPLAILAKAKAVALVVIALLVIAASVFKIAVLAKIAFIAKVIAIIKALLAKKHAQEEHVWAAPHEEHGHPGGWEGGWSRSRNEANSLAYSAYQQ